The nucleotide sequence TCCACCCCCACCGCCACCGGCCTCAGCGGCCTCACCGCCGGCACCTGGGCGATCGACCCGGTCCACACCGAGGTCGCCTTCTCGGTTCGGCACATGATGGTCGGCAAGGTGCGCGGCCGGTTCACCGGCGTCGCCGGTGAGATCGTCGCCACCGACGACGGGTCGGCGACCCTGAACGTCAGCATCGATGTCGCCTCGGTGGACACCCAGAACGCCCAGCGAGACGAGCACATCCGCTCCGCCGACTTCTTCGACAGCGCCACCCACCCGAAGGCGAGCTTCCGCTCCACCGGGCTGCGCGCCCACGGCGGCGAGACCTACGTCGACGGCGAGCTGACCCTCCACGGCGTGACCCGGCCGGTGACCCTCGAGGTCGAGAAGGGCGGCGTCACCCGCGACCCCTACGGCAACCTCCGGGCCGGCTTCTCCGCCAGCTTCGAGATCGCCCGCAACGACTACGGCATCACCATCCAGATGCCCATGGACGGCGGCGGCGTGGTCGTCGGCGAGAAGGTGCGCCTCAATCTCGAGGTCGAGGCGGTCCTGCAGGCGGGCTGAGCCCGATACTCAGGTGGTCGAGGCCGCGCCCGGGTGACCGGGCGCGGCTCCGCC is from Candidatus Dormiibacterota bacterium and encodes:
- a CDS encoding YceI family protein — translated: MSTASTPTATGLSGLTAGTWAIDPVHTEVAFSVRHMMVGKVRGRFTGVAGEIVATDDGSATLNVSIDVASVDTQNAQRDEHIRSADFFDSATHPKASFRSTGLRAHGGETYVDGELTLHGVTRPVTLEVEKGGVTRDPYGNLRAGFSASFEIARNDYGITIQMPMDGGGVVVGEKVRLNLEVEAVLQAG